In Ureibacillus thermophilus, the genomic stretch ATAGCGTTCAGGTACTCAGGTTCGTTAAAAAAAGAGTCATCATCAAATAAAGAACATTGTCCATCTGGAGCTTGGTACTTTGATTTTTCTGATTTTGAGCCATAAAGAAGCTTTATTAAATAGCGAACTTGTTGTGACAACGATTCAATTTGTTTCAACAGTTCTTCATTTCTCTTATTGGATTGCGCGAGTTGTTCTTCTAATAATTGAATTAATTTTTCATTCGAATCATTGCTCACATCATTCACCACATTTCCGTACAAATTCAATAATGTCTTGATTATATCACTAGTAATCATTGGTTAAAAGACACCTTTTTTAGATTTTTGTATGGCTTTCGGTTGATGAATTGCGAGTCCTTCAAGTAACCAACGAAGTTGTTGTTGTGTGAGCCGACGAACTTCATTTTCATTTCGTGGCCATTGGAGTTTGCCGTTATCCAATCGTTTATAAAGCATAGCGAAGCCATCTCCATCAAAGTATAAACATTTATAACGATCTTTCCTTCGACCGCAAAACAAGAAGATTGCCTCGCTGTATGGATCGAGTTCGAATGAATCCTGAATTAGCGTTGCTAGACCGTCGATTCCTTTTCGCATATCTGTATGACCGCAAATGATATAGATATTTTTGCATTTTGTAAAATCATGAATCATTTCGATTCAACTCCCTGATAACCGCTTGAAGTAATTGAGGTTTGACACCGGGGTAGAAGGAGATTTTGCAATGGTTGGCTTGAATGACGCATACTGGTCTGAGTGGGCCACGACTTGTTGGGGATGGAGTTGGATCGGATTCGGATTCCAATTTGACTGGCACGATATTAAGTTTTTCTGTTGTCAAAAAAGAACACCTCCTCTATAAATGTTACTTTCATCTTACAGGGATGTGTCATTGATTTGTAGGCGTTGTTTGATTTCGGGCTTACAATGAAAGCGATGAAGGGAATTAAAATGTTAGTCATATTCGTCGGGTTTGTGTTCATATTATCCGCTTGTTCGCCCAAACAACCTCCGAAAGCCGTAGAAACCTTTTCGGGCAATCATCTGGAAGTCATTGCGAGCAATCTTCAAATACCATGGTCCATTGACAAGTCAGGAAACACTTTTTATTTATCGGAGCGAGCCGGAAATGTGGTGAAAATTGAAAACGGGCGGGTGGAAAGGCAGTCCGTCAATTTGGAAAAGCCCTTTTCCAAAGCATCAGAAGCCGGTTTGTTAGGATTTGTCTTAGCCCCCGATTTCCAAGAGTCCAACAAGGCGTTTGCATACTACACTTATAATCATTCAGATGGACAATATAATCGCATCGTTCAGTTAAGGCTGGAAAATGATAAATGGATTGAGGAAGAGGTATTGCTTGACCAAATACCGAGTGGGGCAGTTCACCATGGCGGAAGGTTGAAAATCGGCCCTGATGGTAAACTTTATGCAACAACGGCGATGCATTACAGTCTGATAGTGCTCAAGATGTTAACTCATTAGGTGGAAAAATTCTCAGACTTCACTTTGATGGATCGATTCCATCCGATAATCCTTTTCCTAACTCTTACGTATATAGTTTTGGACATCGAAATCCTCAAGGTTTAACATGGGCACCAGATGGAACGATGTATGCAAGTGAACATGGCAATAGCGCCAATGATGAAATAAACCGTATTGAACCTGGTAAAAACTATGGTTGGCCAGAGATTGAAGGAACTAGAGAAAAAGAAAATATGGTTGCTCCTCTCTTTACATCAGGCTCAGACAATACGTGGGCTCCTTCCGGAATTGCCTATTTTGATAACAAGCTTTACGTTGCCGCTTTAAGGGGTAGTGCTGTATTGGAATTTAACTTAAATACTGGTGCATATAGAAAAATCGTTAATGGACTTGGTAGAATTCGTGATGTCTTAATTGAGGAGAATAACTTGTACTTTATCACCAATAATACAGACGGTCGTGGAAACCCAGAAAGAAATGATGATAAATTATATCGCATTTCGCTATCAGCTATCGATTAAACATGGGGCTGCTCACAGTCATGATTCCTTGAGAACCCCATTATTGTTCAGTTTTTAAATGGATTTTTCCACTCCATTAACACTCCATAATTACAGGATTCTTCATCTTCTAAATAGTTCTCAACAATCGCAATAGGGACACGCCCGCAACTTAACAGAAAAGTGATAACGGGATCTTGTAATGTTCCGTTGATGACCGCCTCTAAATACTCTTCCGCACTCATCTTATCCGCATATTTGCTATAGCCCGGTATTCTTCCACCACCTAAAAGGCGATCTAGTTTCTTTTCGATTACAATATGATACATTGTCTGCATCATGAGTTTACCAAGGCCTAATGAACGAAAGCTTGGACGAACAGAAATATCGACAATATATAAAGTATTTCCATTTGCATCATGATTTGTAATATAACCATTGTCGGTTATTTCTGCCCAAGAATGTTTTGGTTTGGCAGGGTCAAATTGTACACAGAGACTTGTTAAGGAACTAGCTATTTTTCCATCAATTTCAACACAAATAGCACCTTCGGGAAAAATATTAATATGATTTTTTAA encodes the following:
- a CDS encoding GNAT family N-acetyltransferase, coding for MYRSEQFIFIGQKAVPIVIRNYKKEDFTQLIDLQVESFPPPFPQELLWNEKQLKNHINIFPEGAICVEIDGKIASSLTSLCVQFDPAKPKHSWAEITDNGYITNHDANGNTLYIVDISVRPSFRSLGLGKLMMQTMYHIVIEKKLDRLLGGGRIPGYSKYADKMSAEEYLEAVINGTLQDPVITFLLSCGRVPIAIVENYLEDEESCNYGVLMEWKNPFKN
- the tnpB gene encoding IS66 family insertion sequence element accessory protein TnpB (TnpB, as the term is used for proteins encoded by IS66 family insertion elements, is considered an accessory protein, since TnpC, encoded by a neighboring gene, is a DDE family transposase.), whose amino-acid sequence is MIHDFTKCKNIYIICGHTDMRKGIDGLATLIQDSFELDPYSEAIFLFCGRRKDRYKCLYFDGDGFAMLYKRLDNGKLQWPRNENEVRRLTQQQLRWLLEGLAIHQPKAIQKSKKGVF